The Mixta hanseatica genome includes a region encoding these proteins:
- the pyrE gene encoding orotate phosphoribosyltransferase, producing MKAWQREFIEFALNKQVLKFGEFTLKSGRKSPYFFNAGLFNTGRDLALLGRFYAQALVDSGVDFDLLFGPAYKGIPIATTTAVALADHHQRDVPYCFNRKEAKDHGEGGTLVGSPLQGRVMLVDDVITAGTAIRESMEIIAANGASLAGVLISLDRQERGRGEISAIQEVERDYQCHVTAIITLSDLIDYLEEKPEMADHLAAVRSYRQSYGI from the coding sequence ATGAAAGCCTGGCAGCGTGAATTTATTGAGTTCGCTTTAAACAAGCAGGTATTAAAATTTGGCGAATTTACCCTGAAATCGGGACGTAAAAGCCCCTATTTCTTTAATGCCGGCCTGTTTAATACTGGACGTGATTTGGCGCTGCTGGGCCGTTTTTACGCGCAGGCGCTGGTTGATTCCGGCGTTGATTTTGATCTGCTGTTTGGGCCCGCTTATAAAGGCATTCCCATCGCGACCACTACCGCCGTTGCGCTCGCAGACCACCACCAGCGCGACGTCCCCTACTGCTTTAATCGTAAGGAAGCGAAAGATCACGGCGAAGGCGGAACGTTAGTCGGCAGCCCGCTGCAGGGGCGCGTGATGCTGGTAGATGATGTGATTACCGCCGGTACCGCCATCCGGGAATCGATGGAGATTATTGCGGCGAACGGCGCAAGTCTGGCTGGCGTGCTGATTTCACTCGATCGTCAGGAGCGTGGACGCGGTGAGATATCTGCGATTCAGGAAGTGGAACGCGACTACCAGTGCCACGTGACGGCGATTATCACCCTGAGCGATTTGATCGACTATCTCGAAGAAAAGCCAGAAATGGCCGATCATCTGGCCGCGGTGCGCAGCTATCGCCAAAGCTACGGTATTTAA
- the rph gene encoding ribonuclease PH, producing the protein MRPAGRLTQQVRPVTLTRHYTKHAEGSVLVEFGDTKVLCNATVEEGVPRFLKGQGQGWITAEYGMLPRSTHSRNAREAAKGKQGGRTLEIQRLIARSLRAAVDLKALGEYTITLDCDVLQADGGTRTASITGACVALADALNALVAAGKLAKNPMKGMVAAISVGIVNGEALCDLEYVEDSAAETDMNVVMMEDGRMIEVQGTAEGEPFSHEELLTLLALARDGIDTLIQAQKAALNS; encoded by the coding sequence ATGCGTCCAGCAGGCCGTCTCACACAGCAGGTACGTCCCGTTACCCTGACTCGTCACTACACCAAACATGCAGAAGGTTCTGTACTGGTTGAATTCGGCGATACCAAAGTGCTTTGTAACGCGACCGTAGAAGAAGGCGTGCCGCGCTTCCTTAAAGGTCAGGGGCAGGGCTGGATTACCGCCGAATATGGCATGCTGCCGCGTTCCACCCACAGCCGCAACGCGCGCGAAGCCGCGAAGGGCAAACAGGGCGGACGCACGCTAGAGATCCAGCGTCTGATTGCGCGCTCGCTGCGTGCCGCTGTCGATCTTAAAGCGCTGGGCGAATACACCATTACTCTTGATTGCGATGTACTGCAGGCCGATGGCGGCACCCGTACCGCTTCTATTACCGGCGCCTGCGTGGCGTTGGCGGATGCGCTGAATGCGCTGGTTGCCGCCGGTAAGCTGGCGAAGAATCCGATGAAAGGCATGGTTGCGGCTATCTCGGTTGGCATTGTTAACGGTGAAGCGCTATGCGATCTGGAGTATGTCGAAGACTCCGCCGCTGAAACCGATATGAATGTGGTGATGATGGAGGATGGCCGCATGATTGAGGTACAAGGCACCGCCGAAGGCGAACCTTTCAGTCATGAAGAGCTGCTGACGCTGCTGGCGTTAGCGCGAGACGGCATCGATACCTTAATTCAGGCGCAGAAGGCGGCGTTAAACAGTTAA
- a CDS encoding YicC/YloC family endoribonuclease, with protein MIRSMTAYARRETKGEWGSAAWELRSVNQRYLETYIRLPEQFRSLEPVIRERLRNRLTRGKIECNLRFDADPSAQSALILNQPLAKQLLEAAQWVKQQNADGAINPVDILRWPGVMSAQDQDLDAINAELIATLELAIDDFIAARESEGAALKAMIEQRLEGVSAEVQKVRAWMPEVLKWQRERLVTKLEEAELQLDNNRVEQELLMMAQRIDVAEELDRLEAHVKETYNILKKKEAVGRRLDFMMQEFNRESNTLASKSINADITASAIELKVLIEQMREQIQNIE; from the coding sequence ATGATCCGCAGCATGACCGCCTACGCCCGGCGTGAAACCAAAGGCGAATGGGGCAGCGCAGCCTGGGAGCTGCGTTCCGTGAACCAGCGCTATCTTGAAACTTACATTCGCCTGCCGGAGCAGTTCCGCAGCCTGGAGCCGGTTATTCGTGAGCGTCTGCGCAATCGCCTGACGCGCGGGAAGATTGAGTGCAATTTACGCTTCGATGCCGACCCAAGCGCGCAAAGCGCCTTAATCCTGAATCAACCGCTAGCCAAACAGCTGCTGGAAGCTGCGCAGTGGGTGAAACAGCAAAACGCCGATGGCGCGATTAATCCGGTCGATATTTTGCGCTGGCCTGGCGTGATGTCCGCTCAGGATCAGGATTTAGATGCGATTAACGCAGAGTTGATCGCTACGCTGGAGCTGGCGATTGATGACTTTATCGCCGCGCGTGAAAGCGAAGGCGCCGCACTGAAAGCGATGATTGAGCAACGCCTTGAGGGCGTTAGCGCTGAAGTGCAAAAAGTACGCGCCTGGATGCCAGAAGTGCTTAAATGGCAGCGCGAACGGCTGGTGACCAAGCTTGAAGAAGCGGAGCTGCAGCTGGACAACAACCGCGTCGAGCAGGAACTGCTGATGATGGCTCAGCGTATCGACGTTGCCGAGGAGCTGGATCGCCTTGAAGCGCACGTTAAAGAAACCTATAACATCCTGAAAAAGAAAGAGGCCGTTGGCCGCCGTCTTGACTTCATGATGCAGGAATTTAACCGTGAATCGAACACGCTGGCGTCGAAATCGATTAATGCGGATATCACCGCCTCGGCGATTGAGCTGAAGGTGCTGATCGAGCAAATGCGCGAGCAGATCCAGAATATCGAATAA
- a CDS encoding MFS transporter — protein MLARERLFQHPQFTRFYCGDVATQLGSAITFIVVPLIAVAVLHATPFDIGLIAACARAPFMLFTLLAGVTADRRERRAILLVTNMARFSVLLALTLIAWSGHLSIPFLLLGVFIVGCANVYFEVAYWSYLPSLVPLHLIARASGALAAIAGAGELIGPALGGILIKLTNASGTLLLNALLFLAGSSLLLGLPKNHQASSETQRPSSLAQIKEGMTTLFGLPALRRLTIIGAAWNLFACTATPQLVVYLSRDVGLDASSVGLVLAFQGLGGLVGALCASLISDRWGAGRAILLGGIVYGLFSMAICLPNLFPHHMRYLDAVFLFFAGWGSSVGVVNILSMRQRVCPGPLLGRVNASFRFITWGIMPACALLGGVLSQFYGSHAVILGACLGGLLSILLSFKSGVAILGQESDARLDISA, from the coding sequence ATGCTCGCCCGCGAACGCTTATTCCAACATCCGCAGTTTACCCGTTTTTACTGCGGCGACGTGGCGACACAGCTTGGGTCGGCCATCACCTTTATCGTTGTGCCGCTGATCGCCGTTGCGGTCCTGCACGCGACGCCGTTCGACATCGGGTTGATCGCCGCCTGCGCGCGGGCGCCTTTTATGCTATTTACGCTGCTGGCGGGCGTCACCGCGGATCGGCGGGAGCGGCGCGCCATTTTGCTGGTGACCAATATGGCGCGTTTTAGCGTGCTGCTGGCGCTGACGCTTATCGCCTGGAGCGGGCATCTGTCGATTCCCTTTCTGCTGCTGGGCGTGTTTATCGTCGGCTGCGCTAACGTCTACTTTGAAGTGGCGTATTGGTCTTATCTGCCCAGCCTGGTGCCGCTGCATTTAATCGCGCGCGCCAGCGGGGCGCTGGCGGCGATTGCCGGCGCGGGGGAGTTGATCGGCCCGGCGCTGGGCGGCATATTGATCAAGTTGACCAACGCTTCAGGCACGCTGCTGCTTAACGCGCTGCTGTTTCTGGCGGGGAGCAGCCTGCTGCTGGGATTGCCGAAAAATCATCAGGCGTCCAGCGAAACGCAGCGTCCTTCAAGCCTGGCGCAGATTAAAGAGGGCATGACGACGCTGTTTGGACTGCCCGCGTTACGCCGCCTGACGATCATCGGCGCCGCGTGGAATTTGTTCGCCTGTACCGCCACGCCGCAGCTGGTGGTTTATCTGAGCCGCGATGTGGGGCTGGATGCCTCTTCGGTCGGCCTGGTGTTGGCCTTTCAGGGGCTGGGCGGGCTGGTCGGTGCGCTGTGTGCGAGCCTGATTAGTGACAGATGGGGCGCCGGACGCGCTATCCTGCTGGGCGGCATCGTTTATGGCCTGTTCTCTATGGCGATTTGCCTGCCCAATCTTTTTCCGCATCATATGCGTTATCTGGACGCCGTTTTTCTGTTTTTCGCCGGTTGGGGGTCGTCAGTTGGGGTGGTGAATATCCTGAGCATGCGTCAGCGCGTCTGTCCTGGCCCGCTGTTGGGACGTGTTAACGCCAGCTTCCGCTTTATCACCTGGGGTATTATGCCTGCCTGCGCGCTGTTGGGCGGCGTGCTTTCCCAGTTTTACGGCAGTCACGCGGTGATTTTGGGTGCCTGTCTCGGCGGGCTGCTTTCCATCCTGCTGAGTTTTAAAAGCGGCGTGGCGATATTAGGGCAAGAGAGCGACGCGCGGCTGGATATCAGCGCATGA
- a CDS encoding ATP-grasp domain-containing protein, whose product MAHVVFIDSTPTGLNAFRTARSLGHQVTFIRPTRASSFVSIMSKDPQKLEGQLRDVDRYIEVETLEDADLFPVLERLHRETPIDTIISSAETGIMPAARAAEKWHTRYPSPQQLGNAVFKHQLRETLARHGIRSPRFEVLSEEALFSGPQTIGYPFVVKPVRGFAKQYSAICYTPADFAAYLKNLRDDRANSSLIDSVVSHDYIIEEYVTGTLHSAETIVRDGNVMLYATTTRYRAHYYDLLELAAVMPSGLSDADRERIRDYLQTVFNALEIDIGLYHVELLMTPEGPVLVEINARMMGSVSPIMYQIQTGEDAFAHLIRLHLGEAVTVSEAGFHNAGITLAVAARHGGHISERFRQEQLTALLRAYEIPHNTLNIEANKFVGRYGGNFSIMGHVIILAESPEAVAEKGHRFLCEMDTLTGLETAKYFDRS is encoded by the coding sequence ATGGCTCACGTTGTTTTTATCGATAGCACGCCTACCGGGCTTAACGCTTTTCGCACCGCCCGCAGCCTGGGGCATCAGGTCACGTTTATCCGTCCGACGCGGGCTTCAAGCTTCGTCAGCATTATGTCGAAAGATCCGCAAAAGCTGGAGGGCCAGCTGCGCGATGTCGATCGTTATATCGAGGTGGAGACGCTGGAGGATGCCGACCTGTTCCCTGTGCTGGAGCGGCTGCATCGCGAAACGCCCATCGATACCATTATCAGCTCCGCCGAAACCGGCATTATGCCTGCGGCGCGTGCGGCGGAAAAATGGCATACCCGCTATCCTTCGCCGCAGCAGCTCGGCAATGCGGTCTTTAAGCATCAGCTGCGCGAAACGCTGGCCCGCCATGGCATCCGCTCGCCTCGCTTTGAAGTGTTAAGCGAGGAGGCGCTATTCTCCGGCCCGCAAACTATCGGCTATCCCTTTGTGGTTAAGCCGGTTCGCGGCTTCGCCAAACAGTATTCCGCCATTTGCTATACGCCCGCTGACTTCGCCGCCTATTTAAAGAACCTGCGTGACGATCGCGCCAACAGCAGTCTGATAGATAGCGTCGTTTCTCATGATTACATTATTGAAGAATATGTGACCGGCACGCTGCATTCGGCGGAAACCATTGTGCGTGACGGCAATGTGATGCTGTACGCCACCACGACCCGCTACCGCGCGCATTATTACGATCTATTGGAGCTGGCAGCGGTCATGCCGTCCGGCTTGTCCGACGCCGACCGGGAGCGTATCCGCGACTATTTGCAGACGGTTTTCAACGCGTTGGAGATCGATATCGGCCTTTATCACGTTGAACTGCTGATGACGCCGGAAGGCCCGGTGCTGGTGGAAATAAACGCGCGCATGATGGGCAGCGTGTCGCCGATTATGTATCAGATCCAGACCGGAGAAGACGCCTTCGCGCATCTGATTCGCCTGCATTTAGGCGAGGCGGTCACGGTCAGCGAAGCGGGGTTCCATAATGCGGGCATTACGCTGGCGGTGGCGGCCAGACACGGCGGCCATATCAGCGAACGTTTCCGGCAGGAACAGCTGACGGCGCTGCTCAGGGCCTATGAGATCCCGCATAACACGCTGAATATCGAAGCGAATAAGTTTGTGGGGCGCTATGGCGGCAACTTCAGCATTATGGGGCATGTGATTATTCTGGCGGAGTCGCCGGAGGCGGTGGCAGAGAAAGGGCATCGCTTCCTGTGTGAGATGGATACGCTGACCGGACTGGAAACAGCGAAATATTTCGATCGCTCATAA
- a CDS encoding CDP-alcohol phosphatidyltransferase family protein, with the protein MKKALSTRLMPFAYMDGANLVTMLNLLIAALALMLIFSGHRFLPLLLVFSAILLDHLDGYLARRFYAHDSLKRGFGKQLDTLADLVNFNVVIAMLVFAQCREYPLFAGMAAALLVFCGAVRLSHFTLQSGDGPEASFGLQTPYAAFIVLVLLMLQMAGRLPGGEGAVLALSAFFALLQITCVPIRMPANRLLIPGMTLLFGLTLWVSF; encoded by the coding sequence ATGAAAAAAGCACTTTCTACGAGGCTGATGCCGTTCGCCTATATGGACGGCGCGAACCTGGTCACAATGCTCAATCTGTTGATCGCCGCGCTGGCGTTGATGCTGATCTTCAGCGGGCACCGTTTTCTGCCGTTGCTGCTGGTCTTCTCCGCCATCCTGCTCGATCACCTGGACGGCTACCTGGCGCGCCGTTTCTACGCGCATGACAGCCTTAAGCGCGGCTTTGGCAAACAGCTTGATACGCTGGCGGATCTGGTGAACTTCAACGTGGTCATCGCCATGCTGGTATTCGCGCAGTGCCGCGAGTATCCCCTGTTTGCCGGCATGGCGGCGGCGCTGCTGGTGTTCTGCGGCGCGGTTCGCCTTTCGCACTTCACCTTGCAGAGCGGCGATGGGCCGGAAGCGTCTTTTGGCCTGCAAACGCCCTATGCCGCGTTTATCGTACTGGTTTTGCTGATGCTGCAAATGGCCGGGCGGTTGCCAGGCGGAGAGGGCGCGGTGCTGGCGCTGTCCGCATTCTTCGCGCTGCTGCAGATTACCTGCGTCCCGATCCGGATGCCTGCGAACCGTCTGCTGATTCCGGGGATGACGCTGCTGTTCGGCCTCACTCTGTGGGTATCGTTTTAA
- a CDS encoding pyridoxal phosphate-dependent aminotransferase, producing the protein MTHLVTSSAAPRLNPTLSSLGVYASKAISQAAKENPAILNMSIGEPVFGPPEHLLADIARDDLSPEAFLASAKHYGPSGGNPELREAIADWYRRRYGLHIDSQREILITHGGVEAVALAILCCSQPGEAVVVTEPSYMLYQRALLALGRRVHHLHRNFFSDGAQQSLPASPALIVNSPENPSGYVFDDDEWELLLRQARQQGSWIIHDEVYDTMSFGRRHRPARLFDPQGERTVLVNSLSKKFGTPGLRIGWLVGNPDFIAAASKANDYLILSVNQQYERIALRMLSDPQCDRWLQQRSLMLSARVERALQRLTPDKGFTWSHRPLGGMFLFPDVQRLFEALTPAQQRRFPTSGECVADYLLHEMQIATVPGAIYGASCAQHIRLVLGCDEATFDEALARLECAMPMRIRGEQA; encoded by the coding sequence ATGACTCATCTCGTTACTTCCAGCGCCGCGCCGCGCCTGAATCCGACCCTGAGCTCACTGGGCGTCTACGCCTCAAAGGCGATTTCCCAGGCGGCGAAAGAGAATCCCGCCATCCTGAATATGAGCATCGGCGAACCGGTTTTCGGCCCGCCGGAACATCTGCTGGCAGATATCGCGCGCGACGATCTGAGCCCGGAGGCGTTTCTCGCCAGCGCCAAACACTACGGGCCTTCCGGCGGCAATCCCGAACTGCGCGAGGCGATAGCGGATTGGTATCGCCGCCGTTACGGGCTGCATATCGATTCGCAGCGGGAAATTTTGATTACGCACGGCGGCGTTGAGGCAGTGGCGTTGGCGATCCTCTGCTGCTCCCAGCCGGGCGAGGCGGTCGTCGTCACCGAGCCTTCTTATATGCTTTATCAACGCGCGCTGCTGGCGCTGGGGCGCCGCGTCCACCATCTTCATCGCAATTTCTTTAGCGACGGCGCGCAGCAAAGCCTGCCGGCCTCGCCCGCGCTGATCGTTAACTCGCCGGAAAACCCCTCTGGCTATGTGTTTGACGATGACGAGTGGGAACTCCTGCTGCGCCAGGCCCGGCAGCAGGGCAGCTGGATCATCCATGACGAAGTGTATGACACCATGTCGTTTGGAAGACGCCATCGTCCGGCCCGGCTGTTCGATCCGCAGGGAGAGCGAACCGTGCTGGTTAACAGCCTGTCGAAAAAGTTCGGCACGCCGGGCTTACGTATCGGCTGGCTGGTAGGCAATCCTGACTTTATCGCGGCGGCCAGTAAAGCGAACGATTATTTGATTCTCAGCGTCAATCAGCAGTACGAACGCATCGCCCTCAGAATGCTCAGCGATCCGCAGTGCGATCGCTGGCTGCAGCAGCGCAGCCTGATGCTGAGCGCGCGCGTCGAGCGCGCCCTGCAGCGGCTCACCCCCGACAAAGGCTTTACCTGGTCGCATCGGCCGCTGGGCGGCATGTTTCTGTTTCCTGACGTGCAGCGGCTGTTTGAGGCATTAACCCCCGCGCAGCAGCGGCGTTTCCCCACCTCCGGCGAATGCGTGGCGGATTACCTGCTGCATGAAATGCAGATCGCGACCGTGCCCGGCGCCATCTACGGCGCCAGCTGCGCGCAGCATATCCGGCTGGTGCTGGGCTGCGACGAGGCGACTTTCGACGAGGCGCTGGCGCGGCTTGAATGCGCGATGCCGATGCGCATCAGGGGAGAACAGGCATGA
- a CDS encoding sugar phosphate nucleotidyltransferase: MRLACLMAGLSSRLLPLTEKRHKACLPVGARRMIDYQLSAFDAAGIDKRTFVVGHGASELVQVLLVSQPHRGFELCYNPDFSARNLDWSAFCALGQQPGPVLYYEGDLLIPPSLLRDMARNTAEICIALDSTSRNPTMDTLVLAPNGKIERLLFIEHGTAERRQGDGALGEFICLVKLGEAARQFVVAELEKQPFQGAMQLYTIFERAFARFTTSWVDAAGRPWVEVDNAADLARAARLAEEVARA; encoded by the coding sequence ATGCGTCTTGCATGTTTAATGGCGGGATTGAGCAGCCGGCTGTTACCGTTGACCGAAAAACGACATAAAGCCTGCCTGCCAGTCGGCGCGCGTCGAATGATCGATTACCAGCTGAGCGCCTTCGACGCGGCGGGCATCGATAAGCGCACCTTTGTGGTAGGGCATGGCGCGTCGGAGCTGGTGCAGGTGCTACTGGTATCGCAGCCGCATCGCGGCTTCGAACTCTGCTACAACCCGGATTTTTCCGCGCGCAACCTCGACTGGAGCGCATTTTGCGCGCTGGGCCAGCAGCCCGGCCCGGTTTTATATTACGAAGGCGATCTGCTGATTCCGCCGTCGCTGCTGCGAGATATGGCGCGCAATACGGCGGAAATCTGTATCGCGCTCGACTCGACGAGCCGCAACCCGACGATGGATACGCTGGTGCTGGCGCCCAACGGCAAAATCGAACGGCTGCTTTTTATCGAACACGGCACGGCTGAGCGCCGGCAGGGTGACGGCGCGCTGGGCGAATTCATTTGTCTGGTGAAGCTGGGCGAGGCGGCGCGCCAGTTTGTCGTAGCGGAGCTGGAGAAGCAGCCTTTCCAGGGCGCGATGCAACTCTACACGATTTTCGAGCGCGCTTTCGCCCGCTTCACGACCTCATGGGTGGATGCGGCGGGCCGTCCCTGGGTGGAAGTGGATAACGCCGCCGATCTGGCGCGTGCCGCCAGGCTGGCCGAGGAGGTGGCGCGCGCATGA
- a CDS encoding pyridoxal phosphate-dependent aminotransferase, with product MPIINPWLQQLNPLSSRSVSQRAKANPQILNLSMGEPDFGPPPHLLAAFCEEDLGVDRVIDAMKRYEHSLGALSLRQAIAGWYRQRYGLLIDAEKEVLVTHGGIEAFNVALLALTQPGDSVAIADPSYTLYQRAIQLASRRCHILPRAPGVDEYAEALARAPVAAPALLINSPENPTGYVMSEADWQAVAQASAEQGAWVIHDEVYDTLAYTRRHVNAWCFPALRENSVLINSCSKKFGVPGLRIGWIIGPAAVIKAASRVHESLCLGVNILSENIACRLLNDRQTLAWMRQQNDMLATRNQYALSRLGEEQGFRWPRQPMGGMFLFPDVSRLAHSLPHRWRDGVVDAGRAVANYLMEELEIATVPGIAYGPASQPHLRLTNCASETVFRQAINRLAALQCKESSL from the coding sequence ATGCCGATAATCAATCCGTGGCTGCAACAGCTGAATCCGCTCTCTTCCCGCTCGGTGTCGCAGCGCGCGAAAGCCAACCCGCAGATCCTTAACCTCAGCATGGGCGAGCCTGATTTCGGCCCGCCGCCGCATCTGTTGGCAGCGTTCTGCGAGGAGGACCTGGGCGTCGATCGCGTCATCGACGCGATGAAGCGCTACGAGCATTCGCTGGGGGCGCTGTCGCTGCGCCAGGCGATTGCCGGCTGGTATCGCCAGCGTTACGGCCTCCTTATCGATGCGGAAAAAGAAGTGCTGGTTACGCACGGCGGTATAGAGGCGTTTAACGTAGCGCTGCTGGCGCTCACCCAGCCCGGGGACAGCGTCGCGATCGCCGATCCCTCCTATACGCTTTATCAACGGGCCATCCAGCTGGCCAGCCGCCGATGCCATATTTTGCCGCGCGCGCCAGGCGTCGACGAATACGCGGAGGCGCTGGCGCGCGCGCCTGTCGCCGCGCCGGCGCTGCTGATCAACAGTCCGGAAAACCCGACGGGTTACGTGATGAGCGAGGCGGACTGGCAGGCGGTCGCCCAGGCTTCCGCCGAACAGGGAGCCTGGGTTATTCACGATGAGGTCTACGATACGCTGGCGTATACGCGCCGCCACGTTAACGCCTGGTGCTTCCCGGCGCTGCGAGAAAACAGCGTGCTGATCAACAGCTGCTCGAAAAAGTTTGGCGTGCCAGGGCTGCGCATTGGCTGGATTATCGGCCCGGCCGCCGTTATCAAGGCCGCCAGCCGGGTGCATGAAAGCCTTTGTCTGGGCGTCAATATCCTCAGCGAAAACATCGCCTGCCGCTTGCTCAACGATCGGCAAACGCTCGCCTGGATGAGGCAGCAAAACGACATGCTGGCGACGCGCAATCAGTATGCGCTATCGCGCTTAGGCGAAGAGCAGGGCTTTCGATGGCCGCGACAGCCGATGGGTGGCATGTTCCTTTTTCCCGACGTAAGCCGTCTGGCGCATTCGCTGCCTCATCGCTGGCGCGACGGCGTCGTCGATGCCGGCCGCGCGGTGGCGAACTACTTGATGGAGGAGCTGGAGATCGCGACGGTGCCCGGCATCGCGTACGGCCCAGCAAGTCAGCCTCATCTGAGATTGACCAACTGCGCCAGCGAAACCGTTTTCCGCCAGGCGATTAATCGCCTGGCTGCTCTGCAATGCAAGGAGTCCTCTCTGTGA
- a CDS encoding GNAT family N-acetyltransferase codes for MNYRLVHDEHFAAVPAEAYLRLWAENGSPAFYHPGFLAAAEQFPLLPIVGAHYLSAWQGDRLCAFLVAWQQVQPDPFGTLAQSTGIVFAPPEGGLLGHIAHCYDTRILLLPGAHAAAVALLEQLAAIARAARLPGCGLLNLPDDAALNVARAAGYKTSFMHHRFAIDLRGFSAFDDYVARLPRDGRHEMRRQLRRFAASAGTIRVLPGKEADLSGAVALAQRTSAKNGTPDYYPRGVFEKFLTACGELISVVQVEYQGKLVSAIICLNEPGCLHLWAGGADYSHSAWSPYSIMVAAGVQHALRQGLSRVEVGRTNPRIKARLGCQPLSLYSALWQQEEA; via the coding sequence ATGAACTATCGCCTTGTCCACGATGAACATTTTGCTGCTGTCCCGGCGGAAGCGTATTTGCGGCTGTGGGCGGAAAACGGCTCTCCCGCCTTCTATCATCCCGGCTTTTTAGCGGCGGCGGAGCAGTTTCCCCTGTTGCCGATAGTCGGCGCGCACTACCTCAGCGCCTGGCAGGGCGATCGGCTGTGCGCCTTCCTGGTGGCGTGGCAACAGGTACAGCCCGATCCGTTCGGCACGCTGGCGCAGAGCACCGGCATCGTTTTCGCCCCGCCGGAAGGCGGTCTGCTGGGACATATCGCGCACTGTTACGATACCCGCATACTGCTGTTGCCGGGCGCGCATGCGGCGGCGGTGGCGTTGCTGGAACAGCTGGCGGCGATCGCGCGCGCGGCCCGTTTACCCGGCTGCGGCCTGCTTAATTTGCCCGACGACGCGGCCCTTAACGTGGCGCGCGCGGCAGGCTATAAAACGTCCTTTATGCACCATCGCTTTGCCATCGATCTGCGCGGCTTTAGCGCCTTTGATGATTATGTTGCCCGTCTGCCGCGCGATGGACGCCACGAGATGCGCCGCCAGCTGCGCAGGTTCGCCGCGTCGGCAGGCACGATCCGCGTACTGCCGGGTAAAGAAGCCGATTTAAGCGGCGCGGTGGCACTCGCGCAGCGCACCAGCGCGAAGAATGGCACGCCCGATTACTATCCGCGTGGCGTGTTTGAAAAATTCCTTACCGCCTGCGGCGAACTGATCAGCGTGGTGCAGGTGGAATATCAGGGCAAGCTGGTCTCGGCAATTATTTGCCTGAACGAGCCGGGCTGCCTGCATCTCTGGGCGGGCGGAGCCGACTACTCGCACTCCGCATGGAGCCCGTATTCGATTATGGTCGCCGCAGGCGTACAGCATGCGCTGCGCCAGGGGCTGTCGCGCGTTGAAGTCGGGCGCACCAATCCACGCATCAAAGCCCGGCTGGGTTGCCAGCCGCTGTCGCTTTATTCTGCGCTCTGGCAGCAGGAGGAGGCATGA